The following proteins are co-located in the Dyadobacter chenwenxiniae genome:
- the tsf gene encoding translation elongation factor Ts encodes MAITAQDVNKLRQMTGAGMMDCKKALQEADGDFDKAVDILRKQGQKVAAKRADNAVSEGTVVVAISADGTNGKLIAFACETEPVSNVEDFKNLAQSILDKAVADNIADKDALLSATLPDGRPVSEHIVDLVGKLGEKLEIVSYENVTADKVVPYIHSNGKLGVLVAFEGVNGTDVSELGKDVAMQIAAMKPIALDKDEVDSATVEREIEVGKEQARAEGKPEAMLEKIAQGKLQKFYKDNTLLNQEFVKDSSLTIRQLLEKTAKGLTVKSFKRVAIGA; translated from the coding sequence ATGGCAATTACCGCACAAGATGTAAACAAACTCCGCCAAATGACTGGCGCGGGCATGATGGATTGTAAAAAGGCACTTCAGGAAGCTGACGGTGATTTTGACAAAGCCGTTGATATTCTTCGTAAGCAAGGACAAAAAGTTGCAGCAAAACGTGCTGATAACGCAGTTTCAGAAGGAACCGTGGTTGTAGCAATCAGCGCTGACGGAACAAATGGTAAGTTGATCGCATTTGCGTGCGAAACTGAGCCGGTTTCTAATGTTGAAGATTTCAAAAATCTTGCACAAAGCATTTTGGACAAAGCTGTTGCGGATAACATTGCTGATAAAGACGCTTTGCTTTCAGCTACATTGCCTGATGGCCGTCCTGTTAGCGAACACATCGTTGACCTTGTTGGAAAGCTAGGTGAAAAACTGGAGATTGTTTCATACGAAAATGTAACAGCTGACAAAGTTGTTCCTTACATCCACTCCAATGGCAAATTGGGCGTTTTGGTAGCATTCGAAGGCGTTAATGGCACAGATGTAAGCGAGCTTGGAAAAGACGTTGCTATGCAGATCGCTGCTATGAAACCTATCGCCTTGGACAAAGACGAAGTAGATTCAGCAACTGTTGAGCGTGAAATCGAAGTGGGTAAAGAGCAAGCAAGAGCAGAAGGCAAGCCAGAAGCAATGCTTGAGAAAATTGCACAAGGAAAACTTCAGAAATTCTATAAGGACAACACCTTGCTGAACCAGGAATTTGTAAAGGACTCTTCGCTGACAATCCGTCAGTTATTAGAGAAAACTGCAAAGGGTTTAACGGTAAAATCTTTCAAAAGAGTCGCTATCGGAGCTTAG
- the murD gene encoding UDP-N-acetylmuramoyl-L-alanine--D-glutamate ligase has product MFKSSLVQKKVVILGGGESGTGAAILAKSKGFDVFLSDRGQLNQKYIDILHRENIPFEQGIHSESRVLESDLIIKSPGIPDTVPLIIAVKEKGIPVISEIEFASRYTSAKLIAITGSNGKTTTTLLTYHLLKNAGLNVGLAGNIGDSFAWQVAEKQFDYYVLEISSFQLDNIEDFHPQIAVLLNITPDHLDRYGYNFQNYIDSKFNIVRNQTTADHLIYFEDSEVIAAELSKRNIDSQKIKISLANKLSEGAYLDEQKLISNAANGTFEQNFEELPIKGPHNAINALAAISVAQLLGVSSEKISEGLKSFTNAPHRLEEVEVIDGVTYINDSKATNVDSVFYALGSFERPIVLIAGGVDKGNDYSQIEALVRNKVKALIVLSKDSDKLESYFFGIVPQIYITQDVQDAVNKAQEWSIAGDIVLLSPACASFDLFKNYEDRGEKFKAAVRNLTSQK; this is encoded by the coding sequence ATGTTTAAAAGTAGTCTTGTGCAAAAAAAGGTCGTTATTTTGGGTGGGGGAGAAAGTGGCACAGGAGCCGCAATCCTGGCCAAGTCCAAAGGTTTTGATGTTTTTTTGTCAGATCGCGGACAGTTAAACCAAAAATATATTGACATTCTTCACCGGGAAAACATTCCATTTGAGCAGGGAATTCATTCAGAATCACGGGTTTTAGAAAGCGACCTGATTATCAAAAGTCCGGGCATTCCGGACACCGTCCCACTTATTATCGCAGTAAAAGAAAAGGGCATTCCGGTCATTTCGGAGATTGAATTTGCGTCCCGCTACACTTCGGCCAAACTGATTGCCATAACAGGCAGCAATGGCAAAACCACCACGACGCTTCTAACGTATCATCTGCTGAAAAATGCGGGACTGAATGTTGGCCTGGCAGGGAACATTGGCGACAGTTTCGCCTGGCAGGTTGCCGAAAAGCAATTCGACTATTATGTGTTGGAAATCAGTAGTTTTCAGTTAGATAATATTGAAGATTTCCATCCGCAAATTGCTGTTTTGCTTAACATTACACCGGATCACCTGGATCGCTACGGTTACAATTTCCAGAACTACATTGATTCAAAATTCAACATTGTCCGAAATCAAACAACAGCGGATCATCTCATTTATTTTGAAGATAGTGAAGTGATTGCGGCTGAGCTTTCGAAACGGAACATTGATTCTCAAAAAATAAAAATATCTCTTGCGAATAAATTATCAGAAGGCGCTTATTTAGACGAGCAGAAACTGATCTCAAATGCTGCAAACGGCACATTTGAACAAAACTTTGAAGAATTGCCTATCAAAGGCCCGCATAATGCCATTAACGCACTGGCAGCAATATCGGTTGCGCAGCTATTGGGAGTAAGTTCTGAAAAAATTTCCGAAGGATTAAAATCCTTTACAAATGCGCCGCACAGGCTTGAAGAAGTGGAAGTTATCGACGGCGTTACCTACATTAACGACTCCAAAGCAACCAATGTGGATTCCGTATTTTACGCGTTAGGGAGTTTCGAACGACCAATCGTTTTGATCGCAGGCGGAGTCGATAAAGGGAATGATTATAGCCAGATTGAAGCGCTGGTGCGTAATAAAGTGAAGGCTTTGATAGTTCTTAGTAAAGATTCCGATAAGTTGGAAAGTTACTTTTTCGGAATTGTCCCTCAAATATACATAACCCAGGATGTCCAGGATGCGGTTAACAAGGCGCAGGAATGGAGCATTGCGGGTGATATTGTGCTTCTTTCTCCTGCATGCGCGAGTTTTGATTTATTCAAAAACTATGAGGACAGAGGTGAAAAATTCAAAGCTGCGGTCAGAAATCTAACCAGTCAAAAATAA
- a CDS encoding 3-keto-disaccharide hydrolase: MKNTFPKHYAMAMLVFALSLNLSRAQTVENLSFRPLFNGKNLNGWVDVNTSKDTWKVKNGTLICSGKPIGVMRSDRQYENFILEVEWKHMEAGGNSGIFVWSEGTPQEHDPLTKAIEVQMLELDYARQHNATDDYVHGELFPTMGMTAVPDNPRGIRSKSLEKRCKGKGEWNKYVVVCVDGTVKLSVNGKFVNGLRNSERKRGYICLEAEGAEIHFRNMRIMELPDGITSAAQTAPLVN, from the coding sequence ATGAAAAACACTTTTCCCAAACATTATGCGATGGCCATGCTGGTTTTTGCCCTGTCGCTCAATTTAAGCCGTGCTCAAACTGTTGAAAATCTCTCTTTCAGGCCGCTTTTTAATGGAAAAAACCTGAACGGCTGGGTTGATGTCAACACATCCAAAGACACCTGGAAAGTTAAAAACGGAACATTGATCTGCTCCGGCAAGCCTATCGGCGTAATGCGGTCCGATCGCCAATACGAAAATTTCATATTAGAAGTGGAATGGAAACATATGGAAGCAGGCGGCAATTCGGGGATTTTCGTATGGAGCGAAGGCACGCCGCAGGAACACGATCCGCTTACAAAAGCCATTGAAGTGCAGATGCTGGAACTCGATTATGCAAGGCAACACAACGCAACGGATGACTACGTGCACGGCGAGCTGTTTCCGACCATGGGCATGACGGCAGTTCCCGACAACCCACGAGGCATAAGAAGCAAATCCCTTGAAAAACGCTGCAAAGGAAAAGGGGAATGGAATAAATATGTGGTAGTTTGCGTCGACGGAACTGTGAAGCTTTCTGTTAATGGCAAGTTTGTAAATGGCCTGAGAAACTCCGAGCGAAAACGTGGTTACATTTGCCTGGAAGCGGAAGGTGCTGAAATCCATTTCCGTAACATGCGCATTATGGAATTGCCCGATGGCATAACAAGTGCTGCGCAGACAGCCCCGCTCGTCAACTGA
- the rpsI gene encoding 30S ribosomal protein S9, whose protein sequence is MEVINKIGRRKTAVARIYMTPGKGDIKVNGRDYKEYFPFEVHQIVLQQPFAVISGGNGYDLKVNVRGGGISGQAEAIRMAISRALCEYNGEFRGALKKEGFLTRDPRMVERKKYGRAKARKRFQFSKR, encoded by the coding sequence ATGGAAGTGATCAACAAAATAGGTAGGAGAAAAACTGCTGTGGCCCGTATTTATATGACGCCCGGCAAAGGAGATATTAAGGTTAACGGACGCGATTACAAGGAATATTTTCCTTTTGAAGTGCACCAGATCGTTCTTCAGCAGCCTTTTGCTGTTATCAGCGGAGGCAATGGTTATGATCTTAAAGTCAATGTAAGAGGCGGCGGGATTTCAGGACAGGCGGAAGCAATCCGTATGGCTATTTCCCGTGCACTTTGCGAATACAATGGCGAATTCCGTGGCGCTTTGAAAAAAGAAGGATTCCTTACACGTGACCCTCGTATGGTTGAACGTAAGAAATACGGACGCGCTAAGGCTCGTAAGAGATTCCAGTTCTCGAAACGTTAA
- a CDS encoding RNA polymerase sigma factor — MVDTLADYAWHNVTDEELVKLFLESGNNRYFEKLYDRYALKVFKKCLSLTRDVGRAEDLTHDVFLKLVFKMGTFKKGAKFSTWLYSVTYNHCMDLMRSNKKRVITVHEESADCVEHMDLDSLFGVEEVNTKILRQALDHLQPEEKALLYMKYMDDRSIRYIAGNAHLTESAVKMRLMRSREKLRRVYLEIAYLGNFCK, encoded by the coding sequence ATGGTTGACACATTAGCAGATTATGCATGGCATAATGTAACAGACGAAGAACTGGTTAAGCTCTTTCTGGAATCCGGTAATAACCGGTATTTTGAAAAACTTTACGACCGATACGCGCTCAAAGTATTCAAGAAATGCCTTTCATTAACACGTGATGTCGGCCGGGCCGAAGACCTCACCCACGATGTGTTCCTTAAATTGGTATTTAAAATGGGTACCTTCAAAAAAGGTGCAAAATTCTCCACCTGGCTTTATTCCGTCACGTATAACCATTGCATGGACCTGATGCGGTCCAACAAAAAAAGGGTCATAACGGTGCATGAGGAAAGCGCGGATTGTGTAGAACACATGGATCTGGATAGCCTGTTCGGGGTTGAAGAGGTTAATACAAAGATACTGCGGCAGGCACTGGACCATTTACAGCCTGAGGAGAAAGCCCTTCTTTACATGAAGTATATGGATGACCGGAGCATCCGATACATTGCAGGAAACGCTCATTTAACCGAAAGCGCGGTTAAAATGCGGCTTATGCGCTCACGTGAGAAGCTCAGGCGCGTATATCTGGAGATCGCATATTTGGGGAATTTCTGCAAATAG
- a CDS encoding FtsW/RodA/SpoVE family cell cycle protein has translation MDFLLKSREDTQAWFSKNLKGDPWIWGICIVMLMWSIVVVYSASVKDAYSQMDGNTEYYLYKHVLLCFLSLMVMYFVHRIPYIKFVYVTRLAVWSSILLLIFTMFFGTSVNDAARWIEIPVIGQRFQPSEWAKVALIAHLSLILARHIKGGWNTRELFTEPLALVGIVCGLIFTSNVSTAVMLAGICFLLMFVGKVPLHYLFFTALGLVFFATIAILLNSTQRSGTAQNRISAFFDKDVVVYQSQQSYMAMARGGLYGEGVAKSRQRRFLPEPQKDFIFAVAVEEYGTLGGTVLIVLYLILLYRGLKAIEATKRPFGGLLSAGLTFIVVSQAFSAMAVTVGLVPVTGQTLPFFSQGGTSLLFTGIAMGMILSVSRGETVEEKKI, from the coding sequence ATGGATTTCTTGCTAAAATCAAGAGAAGACACGCAGGCATGGTTCAGCAAAAACCTTAAAGGAGATCCCTGGATTTGGGGAATTTGCATTGTAATGCTGATGTGGAGCATTGTGGTGGTGTATAGCGCCAGTGTAAAGGACGCTTACAGCCAGATGGATGGAAACACGGAATACTATCTTTACAAACACGTCCTGTTATGCTTTCTTTCGCTGATGGTCATGTACTTCGTCCATCGCATTCCCTATATCAAATTCGTCTACGTTACCCGGCTTGCAGTATGGAGTTCAATATTGCTTTTGATTTTCACGATGTTCTTTGGAACATCCGTTAATGATGCGGCCCGGTGGATTGAAATTCCAGTGATAGGCCAGCGTTTTCAGCCTTCGGAATGGGCAAAAGTTGCGTTAATTGCCCATTTATCCTTAATCCTTGCAAGACACATTAAAGGCGGCTGGAATACGAGGGAGCTTTTTACCGAGCCGCTTGCGCTGGTAGGAATCGTTTGCGGGCTTATATTTACAAGCAATGTTTCTACGGCCGTCATGCTGGCTGGCATCTGCTTTCTTTTAATGTTTGTAGGCAAAGTTCCGCTGCATTATTTGTTTTTTACAGCATTGGGCCTCGTTTTCTTCGCGACCATTGCCATTTTGCTCAACTCTACACAAAGATCAGGAACTGCACAAAACCGGATCTCAGCGTTTTTTGACAAAGATGTTGTTGTATATCAATCGCAACAATCTTACATGGCTATGGCCAGGGGCGGATTATATGGAGAAGGCGTTGCCAAAAGTCGCCAGCGTCGCTTCCTGCCTGAGCCGCAGAAAGACTTTATTTTCGCCGTTGCCGTAGAAGAATATGGCACATTGGGCGGCACCGTATTAATTGTTCTTTATCTCATTCTTCTATATCGTGGCTTAAAAGCGATTGAAGCAACAAAACGACCATTTGGTGGACTGCTATCGGCGGGGCTCACATTCATTGTCGTCAGTCAGGCGTTTTCGGCCATGGCCGTCACGGTCGGGCTGGTGCCGGTCACCGGGCAAACATTGCCATTTTTTAGTCAGGGCGGAACATCTTTGCTCTTCACCGGCATTGCAATGGGCATGATCCTGAGCGTAAGCCGGGGGGAAACAGTAGAAGAGAAAAAGATTTAA
- a CDS encoding Rossmann-like and DUF2520 domain-containing protein, translated as MKISFVGSGNVAWHLAQAFEDAGHWICEVYSRDTQKARQLASYLYDTNIQPDLNFSESEADLIVIAVSDDALESVIERIVLPEGVVLVHTSGTRSLAEFQNLVEIYSDVYVHTGVFYPLQTFTKGLEMDYKELPFCIESKNELIENKLIQLAQSVSDHVSRMDSDERFILHVAAVFASNFTNYLLTVSQNMLEREQLNFDLLKPLIQTTIHKALLSNDPSLGQTGPARRGDWKTTNRHLEYLQETNEDWTEIYRLLTDKIRNFYISK; from the coding sequence ATGAAAATCTCCTTCGTTGGTTCCGGAAATGTGGCCTGGCATCTTGCCCAGGCTTTTGAAGACGCCGGTCATTGGATTTGTGAAGTTTATAGCCGCGACACCCAAAAGGCCCGTCAACTGGCTTCTTACCTTTACGACACCAACATTCAGCCAGACCTTAATTTTTCCGAAAGTGAAGCCGATTTGATTGTTATAGCCGTTTCTGATGATGCATTGGAAAGTGTTATCGAGCGTATCGTGCTCCCCGAAGGCGTCGTGCTTGTCCACACCTCGGGAACGAGGTCGCTAGCGGAATTTCAAAATCTGGTTGAAATTTACAGCGACGTATATGTGCATACCGGTGTCTTTTATCCGCTTCAAACCTTCACAAAAGGATTGGAAATGGATTATAAAGAACTGCCCTTTTGTATTGAATCAAAAAACGAACTCATTGAAAACAAGCTCATTCAGCTTGCGCAAAGTGTAAGCGATCACGTGAGCCGCATGGATTCCGACGAGCGGTTTATCCTGCATGTCGCGGCGGTTTTCGCCAGCAACTTTACCAATTATCTCCTTACAGTTTCCCAAAACATGCTGGAAAGGGAACAGCTTAATTTTGATTTATTGAAACCACTTATCCAAACGACCATTCACAAAGCATTGCTTTCCAATGATCCTTCGCTGGGCCAAACAGGTCCTGCACGCCGCGGCGACTGGAAAACGACCAACCGGCATTTGGAATATTTGCAGGAAACCAATGAGGATTGGACGGAGATTTACAGGCTCCTTACTGACAAAATCAGGAACTTCTACATTTCAAAATAA
- the mscL gene encoding large-conductance mechanosensitive channel protein MscL: protein MLQEFKIFIAKGNVLDLAVGVVIGASFAKITTSLVEDIINPILGLLIGGVDFTQLKIVLKEAVDKTPEVSIKYGNFIQVLIQFIIIAWVIFMVVKLANRLRISESLVKKE from the coding sequence ATGCTTCAGGAATTCAAAATTTTTATTGCCAAAGGGAATGTTCTCGATTTAGCTGTCGGTGTTGTAATTGGGGCCTCATTCGCTAAAATTACAACCTCACTCGTGGAAGACATTATTAATCCAATCTTGGGTCTGCTGATAGGCGGCGTGGATTTTACCCAATTGAAAATCGTATTGAAGGAGGCCGTTGATAAAACCCCGGAGGTTTCTATCAAATATGGTAATTTTATCCAGGTTTTAATCCAGTTTATTATCATTGCCTGGGTAATTTTTATGGTCGTGAAACTTGCCAACCGGCTCCGGATTTCTGAGTCGCTTGTTAAAAAAGAGTAA
- the rpsB gene encoding 30S ribosomal protein S2, with amino-acid sequence MAQIEYKELLDAGVHFGHLTRKWDPRMAPYIFMEKNGIHIIDLNKTLSCIDQAEAALKQIVRSGRKIMFVATKKQAQEIVTEEAKRLKMPYVTDRWLGGMLTNFGTIRKSLKKMQTLEKMLKDETTVSNIAKRERLMLTREKDKLERVLGGVADLTRLPAALFIVDVKREHIAVSEAKRLNIPIFAICDTNSNPELVDFPIPSNDDAYKAISLITLAIGKAIEEGLMERKQDKDDQRLVEEEEAKRQVDKGNEEAAPAAPRAEVAAETSVAEGDEE; translated from the coding sequence ATGGCACAAATAGAATATAAAGAATTATTGGATGCAGGTGTACACTTTGGTCACCTTACCCGCAAGTGGGATCCACGCATGGCTCCATACATTTTCATGGAGAAAAACGGGATCCACATCATTGACCTGAATAAAACTTTGAGCTGCATCGATCAGGCGGAAGCCGCTTTGAAGCAGATCGTTCGTTCAGGACGTAAGATCATGTTTGTTGCTACTAAAAAACAAGCGCAGGAAATCGTAACGGAAGAGGCGAAACGCCTTAAAATGCCTTACGTAACTGATCGCTGGTTGGGTGGTATGCTTACAAACTTCGGCACAATTCGCAAGTCTTTGAAAAAAATGCAGACTCTTGAGAAGATGCTAAAAGACGAAACCACGGTTAGCAATATAGCGAAGAGAGAACGCCTGATGCTTACACGTGAAAAGGATAAACTGGAAAGAGTGTTAGGTGGTGTAGCTGACCTGACCCGTCTACCTGCTGCCCTTTTCATCGTTGATGTAAAACGCGAGCACATTGCAGTTTCAGAAGCAAAAAGATTGAACATACCCATCTTTGCGATCTGCGACACCAACTCAAATCCTGAACTGGTTGACTTCCCGATTCCAAGCAATGATGATGCTTACAAAGCCATCTCATTGATTACTTTGGCAATTGGAAAAGCAATTGAAGAAGGTTTGATGGAACGCAAACAAGATAAAGACGATCAGCGCCTTGTAGAGGAAGAAGAAGCGAAGCGCCAGGTTGACAAAGGCAACGAAGAAGCTGCACCTGCAGCGCCTCGTGCCGAAGTTGCCGCGGAGACAAGCGTTGCTGAAGGTGATGAAGAGTAA
- the rplM gene encoding 50S ribosomal protein L13 encodes MDTLSYKTISANKNTVNKEWVVVDAQDAILGRLASEVAKIIRGKHKASYTPHVDCGDNVIIINADKIKLTGKKMTDKIYVRHTGYPGGQRFQTPRELLEKHPGRVIEKAVRGMLPKNRLGRRLFTNLFVYADATHPHSAQQPKEIKL; translated from the coding sequence GTGGATACGTTAAGCTACAAAACCATCTCGGCGAACAAAAACACAGTGAACAAGGAGTGGGTTGTTGTGGATGCTCAGGATGCAATTTTAGGCCGTTTGGCAAGTGAAGTTGCGAAAATTATCAGAGGCAAGCACAAGGCAAGTTACACTCCTCATGTGGACTGTGGTGATAATGTTATCATTATCAACGCCGATAAAATCAAGTTGACAGGAAAGAAAATGACGGACAAAATTTATGTTCGCCACACAGGTTATCCAGGAGGTCAGCGTTTTCAAACTCCCCGCGAGTTGCTCGAAAAACACCCAGGTCGTGTAATCGAGAAAGCCGTAAGAGGCATGCTTCCAAAGAATCGTTTGGGACGTCGTTTATTCACAAATCTGTTTGTTTATGCTGATGCAACACACCCGCACAGCGCTCAGCAACCAAAAGAAATCAAGTTGTAA
- a CDS encoding KdsC family phosphatase translates to MNTALIDRFKRITTFIFDIDGVMTDGSVIALESGEQPRSFNVKDGYGINRAIRMGYRVAIISAQNQIGVRKRLEYLGVTDIFIGTSPDGKLPIFKKYLAETNLTEDEIVFMGDDLPDYEVMRTNVLSACPADSVEEILALSDYISPKNGGHGAVRDLIEQVMKVQGKWMAWFQ, encoded by the coding sequence ATGAATACAGCATTAATAGACCGCTTCAAACGCATTACAACCTTTATTTTCGACATTGACGGGGTCATGACAGACGGCAGCGTGATTGCGCTGGAAAGCGGCGAGCAGCCCCGCAGTTTTAATGTTAAGGACGGTTACGGCATCAATCGCGCGATCAGGATGGGTTATCGTGTGGCTATTATTTCTGCACAAAATCAAATAGGGGTCCGCAAACGACTTGAATATCTTGGCGTGACAGACATTTTTATCGGAACTTCACCCGACGGAAAGCTGCCGATTTTCAAAAAGTATCTTGCAGAAACCAACCTGACAGAAGATGAAATCGTATTCATGGGCGACGATCTGCCCGATTATGAAGTAATGCGAACCAATGTGCTCAGCGCATGTCCTGCCGATTCGGTGGAGGAAATCCTCGCATTATCAGATTATATATCTCCAAAAAACGGCGGTCACGGCGCAGTTCGCGACCTGATCGAGCAAGTAATGAAAGTTCAGGGCAAATGGATGGCTTGGTTTCAGTAA
- a CDS encoding acyltransferase family protein: MEKKRYFPNLNGIRCIAAMLVVFHHLEQAKHALGIANIYELPIIQHAGRLGVGLFFVLSGFLITYLLLEERGRFGDVDAKKFYLRRVFRIWPIYFLIIGLSFFVFPHIELLSFPGTEEKLTVHAAERLTLLLLVLPNFAFVLYDLPYWCAQTWSIGVEEQFYYLWPWLIKYPKKRIPIILLFLGITAAILFTGLHYVNVDEGTKSTMISTFLGQFRIQTMALGGLCAWLVFNQKTHILHVVFRKDLQIIVYVLLAALFLSGIHFYGFLEVYALFFAFFILNVSCNPNTIISLNNSVMNHLGKISYGLYIYHVFVIVLIINFLTKYFPAWTGTSYHIGLYVLTFVASVAVASFSYSYFEKPLLAYKDRRFGR; the protein is encoded by the coding sequence GTGGAAAAAAAGCGTTACTTCCCAAATCTCAATGGTATCCGGTGCATTGCAGCCATGCTGGTGGTTTTTCACCATCTGGAACAGGCAAAACATGCTTTGGGAATTGCTAATATTTACGAACTCCCTATTATTCAGCATGCTGGCCGATTAGGCGTTGGGCTGTTCTTTGTTTTGAGCGGCTTTTTGATCACCTATTTATTACTCGAAGAACGCGGCCGGTTCGGCGATGTGGATGCCAAGAAATTTTATCTCCGCCGGGTTTTCAGGATCTGGCCCATTTACTTTCTGATCATCGGCCTTTCCTTTTTCGTATTTCCTCACATTGAACTGCTCAGTTTTCCGGGAACTGAAGAAAAGCTTACCGTACACGCCGCCGAGCGACTTACATTGCTCCTCCTGGTTTTGCCTAATTTCGCTTTTGTCCTTTACGACCTCCCATATTGGTGCGCACAAACCTGGTCCATTGGCGTGGAAGAGCAATTTTATTATCTCTGGCCTTGGCTGATCAAGTATCCTAAAAAGCGCATTCCTATTATTCTGCTTTTTCTGGGCATTACCGCTGCCATTCTGTTCACCGGCTTACATTATGTTAATGTTGATGAGGGAACAAAGAGCACAATGATATCAACTTTCCTGGGACAGTTCAGAATCCAGACCATGGCGTTGGGCGGGTTATGCGCGTGGCTTGTTTTTAATCAAAAAACGCACATCCTTCACGTCGTTTTCAGAAAGGATCTGCAAATCATCGTGTACGTTCTTCTTGCAGCACTTTTCCTTTCAGGCATTCACTTTTATGGCTTTTTAGAGGTCTACGCGCTTTTCTTCGCCTTCTTTATTTTAAATGTTTCGTGTAATCCAAATACGATAATCAGCCTGAATAATAGTGTGATGAACCACTTGGGGAAAATCTCCTATGGCCTCTACATCTACCACGTGTTTGTAATTGTATTGATAATCAATTTTTTAACTAAATATTTTCCTGCCTGGACCGGCACATCGTATCACATCGGTTTATATGTACTCACCTTTGTCGCGTCCGTTGCAGTGGCCTCATTCTCCTATTCGTATTTTGAAAAGCCGCTGCTGGCTTATAAAGACAGGCGCTTCGGGAGATAA
- a CDS encoding DUF3078 domain-containing protein, producing the protein MSGKLRHYLLILTLLTLSLPGLTQTVDLSNSLNAGKLKIPGDTTWKKIEFGANLNQGSFSSNWTGGGVNSVALGLFFNALSEKIKGKNAWRNDFQSQYGVVRNKGQQSRKNVDRIFFDTKYNRSIGAKWSLFANVNFLSQFGDGYNYSAAPDSTDVKRKVSGIFSPAYVTEAIGIEYRPAPYFFIDFAPGALRQTIVLDKNLYVNTPDQNNYGVPIGKRVRTEAALIQIVANFDKDIVKDLNLKFRYLMFSNFKNPGNIDNRLDAMLTAKINKYVNVNLGAIMVYDDDQSDKVQFAQALSIGFLYSF; encoded by the coding sequence ATGAGCGGAAAACTTCGACATTACCTCTTGATCCTGACGCTGCTTACATTATCATTGCCTGGTTTGACACAAACCGTGGACCTCAGTAATTCTCTCAATGCCGGAAAATTGAAGATACCCGGCGACACTACATGGAAAAAAATTGAGTTTGGGGCCAATCTTAACCAAGGTTCGTTTAGTTCTAACTGGACGGGCGGAGGTGTGAATTCAGTTGCTCTTGGTTTGTTTTTCAATGCACTTAGTGAAAAAATTAAGGGCAAAAACGCTTGGCGAAATGATTTCCAATCTCAATACGGGGTTGTTCGAAACAAAGGACAGCAAAGCCGAAAGAATGTAGACCGTATATTTTTTGATACTAAGTATAACAGGTCTATCGGCGCCAAATGGAGCCTTTTTGCCAATGTCAATTTTCTTTCGCAGTTTGGAGACGGATACAATTATTCAGCCGCCCCAGACTCTACGGATGTTAAAAGAAAGGTGTCAGGAATATTTTCGCCTGCATATGTAACGGAGGCCATCGGGATTGAATACCGTCCCGCGCCTTATTTCTTCATAGATTTTGCGCCTGGGGCTTTGCGGCAGACCATCGTTTTAGATAAAAATTTATATGTGAATACGCCAGACCAGAATAACTACGGTGTTCCTATCGGAAAAAGGGTGCGGACAGAGGCAGCATTGATACAGATTGTGGCAAATTTCGATAAGGACATTGTAAAGGATTTGAATCTGAAATTCAGATATCTGATGTTCTCCAACTTTAAAAATCCCGGCAATATTGATAACCGTCTGGATGCTATGCTGACAGCGAAAATTAATAAGTATGTGAATGTGAACCTGGGAGCTATTATGGTATATGATGACGACCAGAGTGATAAAGTGCAGTTCGCGCAAGCTTTAAGCATCGGATTTTTATACTCATTCTAA